From Erythrobacter sp. YJ-T3-07:
GACCGCCTTCGACGCTGCGGTGAAAGAGGCGATCGGTGCCGGCGCACGCGCAATCATCCTCGACATGCGCGAAACGCCGAGCGGGGGGAACACCGAGGTCGGCCGCTCGATCATCGGGCACTTCACCGACCGTGTGAGCCCGTACCAGATGCACCGCATTCCTGCGCTGGAGCGCGAGTTCACCGTGCCGCGCCAGTTCGTCGAATATGTATTCCCGCGCGAACCGCGCTTCGACGGCCCCGTGATCGTGCTGCACGGTCGCTGGACCGGCAGCATGGGCGAGGGGATCGTCATCGGTATGGACGCGGCGACCAATGCGACCACGATCGGCTCCAACATGGGCGACCTTCTGGGCGGCGTGTGGAACGAACAGCTCGAACTGAGCGGCGCGCGTCTCGACCTTGGCGGCGAGTCGCTGTTCCATGTCGATGGCACCCCGCGCGAGGACTACGTTGCCGATGTCGCGATCGAGCCTGCCAGCACGGCGCCCGACGGGACCGATCCGGCCCTTGCCGAAGCACTGCGGCTGTTGGAGAAGCGCTGATCATGGAAACAAAAGCCGGTGACCCGGGCGCCTTCGCCCATTTCGATCTCTCCCGCGTCGATACGCCCGCCTTCGTAGTGGATGCGGCGAAGCTGCGCGAGAATTGCCGTATCCTTGCCGAAATCCGCGACGAGGCGGAGATCAAGATGCTCAGCGCGCTCAAAGCGTTCAGCATGTGGAGCACCGCGCCGATCATCGGCGAGTATCTCGACGGGGTGTGCACCTCCGGCCTGTGGGAAGCGCGGCTCGCCTCCGAGTTCTACGATGGCGAGATCAGCACCTATTGCGCCGCGTACAAGCCCGAGGAGCTGGAGGAGGTCGCACGCCTTTCCGACCATGTCATCTTCAACTCGCCCGGCCAGATGCGGCGTGCGGCGCTGATTCTGGAGCAGGCGAAGGCGAGCGGCGGGGCGTTCGACGTCGGCCTGCGCATCAATCCGCAGGTGCCGACCGGCGAAGTGCCGCGCTACGATCCGTCGTCGCCCGGCAGCCGCCTCGGCTTCCCGCTCAGCCAGCTGACCGAAGAGCATATGGAGGGCGTGGAGGGCATCCACTTCCACAACCTGTGCGAACAGGGCTTCGAGCCGCTCCACCGCACGTGGGACCGGGTGTTCGACGCGATCGAACCGTATTTCGGCCAGCTCAAGTGGATCAACATGGGCGGCGGGCACCACATCACCCGGTCCGACTACGAACGCGACGAGCTGATCGAGTTCCTGCGCGATGCGAAGGCGGATACAGGCGCGGAGATCTACCTCGAACCGGGCGAGGCGGTCGCGCTCGACGCGGGCATCCTCGTGGGCACCATCCTCGATACGGGCGAGAACGACGGCCCGATCGCGATCACCGACATCTCCGCCACCTGCCACATGCCCGACGTGATCGAAGCGCCGTACCGGCCCGCAATGCTGCACGAGAAAGCGGGCGAGCCGCCGGTGCGCCTCGGCGGCCCGTCATGCCTCGCCGGCGACGTGATCGGCGAATATTCGCTCCCCGTGCCCAACGAGGCGGGCCAGCGGATCGCCTTCCTCGACCAGGCGCATTATTCGATGGTCAAGACCAACACCTTCAACGGCGTCCCGCTTCCCTCGATCTGGCTGTGGGACAGCGAAACCGACGTGCTCGATTGCGTGAAGCGCTTCGGATACGAGGAATTCCGCAACCGCTTGTCGTAACGCAAAAAGGGCGGGTTTCTGCCCGCTCATGCCTGGGGCGACGGGGGTTGCGGAACCCTCTTCGGAACTCCTAGGCTGGGCAGCGTTGAATCATCAGATGCTGCGCATACCGATTTCTCTTGCATCATGCTGCGGAACGCCTATTTGCGCGCCTCCGCTGCCCCAAGGGGACTCTAACCGCAAGGCAGCCCTTGTCTGAAACCTAACCGTTTTGGGGGTCCCTTGAATTGGCCACTTATCCCGACGCTCGATCCGTAGTTGCGGCGCTTTCGCCTGACGAACCGGTTATCCTGAACCGTCCGCACGCTGCGGCACGCGCTGCGCGTTTCTTCGTGGACGGCTTTCGCGGGCGTGCACTCTACGCGGTCAAAGCGAATCCTTCGCCCGACCTGATCCGCATCCTGTGGGACAACGGGATCACCCATTATGACGTCGCCTCGATCGCTGAGGTCCGGCTGGTGCGCGGCCTGCTGCCCGATGCGGAGCTGTGCTTCATGCACCCGGTCAAGCCGCGCAGCGCGATTGCCGAGGCGTATCACCAGCACGGCTGCCGCACCTTCAGCCTCGATAGCGAGGAAGAGCTGACCAAGATCGTCGACGCGTGCCGCGCGCCCGATGGCAGCCCGGCAAAAGACCTCAAGCTGCTGGTCCGCCTGCGCGTCTCTTCCGAATTTTCCGAGCTGTCGCTCGCCAGCAAGTTCGGCACCGACCTGATCGACGCGCCCGTGCTGCTGCAGCAGACCCGCCAGCATTGCGACTGGCTGGGCGTGTGCTTCCACGTCGGCAGCCAGGCGATGACGCCGTTCGCCTATGTGCAGGCACTCGAGCGTGCGCGCGCCGCGATTGCTTCGTCCAGCGTGGTGATCGACATCATCGACGTGGGCGGAGGCTTCCCGAGCATCTACCCGGGCATGGAGCCGCCGCCGCTCGAAGACTATTTCGACGTCATCTTCCGCGCGTCCGAATCGCTGCCGATTTCCTATTCGGCGGAGCTGTGGTGCGAACCCGGACGGGCGCTGTGCGCGGAATATTCCTCGCTGCTGGCGAAGGTCGAAAAGCGCCGCGGGACGGAGCTGTACATCAACGACGGCGCCTATGGCGCGCTGTACGACGCCGCGCATCTGGGCTGGAAATTCCCGGTCCGCGCGCTTGGCCATGACGAGCATGCCGCGAGCGAGGATTTCTCCCTCTACGGCCCGACCTGTGATGATGCGGACTATATGGAAGGGCCTTTCGCGCTTCCGGCCGACATCAAGGCGGGCGACTATGTCGAGATCGGCATGCTGGGCGCCTATGGCGCGGCGATGAAGACCGACTTCAACGGCTTCGGCGCGAATATGGCGATCGTGGTCGGCGACGATCCGATGCAGACGCTCTACGATGGTCGCCGCGAACGCCCCGAGACGGACAACGTGGTCAACCTGCGCTAGTTTGTGCTGCGGGCGCTGGGATGGCCTGCCGCTCCGCTGCCTTCTGCGCTTCCCATTCCGCCATGCGCATCGCCTGATAGCGGCGCAGCAACTCGACCCTGCGTGGGCGGAAGCTCGTCTCGCCCAGCTCCAGCCGGTCCATCCGCGCGACCTCGAAGGTGCGGTATCCTTCGCGCAGCAGGCACCAGCCGACGACCATCAGCGTGGTCGGGCTGTAGGACAGGCCCAGCGGCAGGATTTCGCGCTGCGTGACCTGCTCCTGCCGGTCGCGATAGGTAATCGTCACGCTCGTCTCGTCCCAGCAGGCCTGGCGTAGCAGATCGACATCGACCGCGATTTGCGGGCGCTCTGCGGGTATGCGCCACGATCGCATGATCGCATGCATGGACTGGCGCGCCTGACGGTCGGGCAGGGTGGCGATGATCCGCGCCATCGCGTCGCGCCCGGCCTTGGCGAGCCGCTCGTCACCCAGCTCGTCCAGACTGCCCACCGCCAGCATCAGCGCTTCGGTCTCTAGGCGCGTGAAGCTTTGCGGCGGCAGCGCGGGGTCTTCGGTCAGCGTATAGCCATAGCCTGCCGCGCCATCGATCAGCACGCCGCCTGCGCGCAGGGTGGCGATGTCGCGATAGAGCTGGCGCTGCGAGATCTCGGTTTCCGCCGCCAGCCGCTCCGCCGTGACGGGCGCGGGCAGCCGCCTGAGCGCGGCGAGCAGCCGCATCAACCTGTCCTGCCGTGCCATCGCTGCTGCCTCTTTCTGTCAGGAGGGCAGGCATATCCCTGCGCCACTGCAAACGGAAAGGAAAAAGCACATGCTTACGCTCTATCATTCGCCCCAGTCGCGCTCGGACACGGTGGTCCATCTGGTCCGCATGCTCGGCGCGGATGCGGATATTCGCGAGGTCACCATCCGCCGTCAGGATGGCTCGGGCGCGCAGGACCCGGACAATCCGCACCCGGAAAAGAAGGTGCCCTACCTCGTCGATGGCGACGAGCATGTGCGCGAGCGCGGGGCGATCATGCTCTACCTGACCGACAAGTACCCGCAGGCGAAACTGGGCCCGCTGCCGGGCGAGGCGGGGCGCGGGGCGTATCTTTCGTGGCTGTCATATTATCAGGGCATCATGGAGCCGCTGCTCATCCTCCAGTGGGCCGGCATCGACCATCCGGTCGTCACCGACGGGCTGGGCGACATGGAGCGGATGCTGGAGACACTGAGCGTGCCCCTGCGCACCGGCCCGTGGCTGCTGGGCGAGCGGTTCAGCGCGGCGGACATGCTGTTGAGCTCGCCGTTCCAGTGGTTCGGCGATGCGCTGGCTGCGGGGCCGGAGGTGAAGAGCTGGGTGGAGCGCTGCGCCGCCGAGATGGCCGAAGTTACCGTGTAGGATCGTTGGGGGAGGGCCTGCGCGGGGCAGGCTCTCCCCTCAGCCGTCGAACCCGACGAAGCGGACGGTTTCGTCCAGCGGCTTGCGTTCGGAGACGACCGTGTTGGCGGGGAAGTCCGGATCGGGCCAGCCCATCGCGACGCAGATCATGATCACCTGATCCTCGGGGATGGCCGCATGCTCGCGCACCACGGGGCTCTGCATGATCCCCTGCGAGTTGATCACGCAGCCCAGCCCGCGCGACCATGCCGCGTTGACCAGCGCATTGGTGATCGCGCCACAATCGAACGGCGCGATATCGCTGCCGAGAATGTCTCGATCATAGGTCACCACGATGGAGACGGGCGCATCGAACTGGCGGAAGCCACGGAGCGTCCAGTCCTGTCTGCGCTCCTTGTCCTCCCGCTCGATCCCCATCGCGCCGAACAGCTGCTTGGCGACGTCGATCTGCCGGCGGCGGTGATGCTCGGGCGGGTCGCCCTCGGGCCGGCGGAACTCGCGCGTGTCGGGATTGCCGGCGAGGATGCCTTCGGTGTTGCCCCGGCGGATCGCGTCGAGCGGGTCGCCGGTCACCACCGTGAAGTTCCAGCACTGGTTGTTGTAGGAGGACGGCGCGCGGGTCGCGAGGGTGATGACCTCCTCGATCAGTTCGCGCGGGACCGGCTTGTCCAGAAAACCGCGAATGCTCCGGCGGCCGGTGACGACCTCTTCATACGTCTGATTGCGATTGCCGCCCACGCGTGTCTCTCCCTGTTTCAGGCCGACCGGGTAGCGCGGGTGTGGGGGCGCGGCAAATCCGTTACGGAAGCGCGGGTCAGGGGCGCGCGGCGGGCAGGCAGCGGCCGGTTGCGGGCTGGGCGAACAGGCGGCAATCGAAGAACACCGCCTCCGGATTGCCGTTGCGCGGCGCGAGGTAGCTGAAGCGCAGCTGGCGGCGCGCCTCGCTCGATAGCGGCAGCTCGCTGGGAATCGCGCTCGCCTCGCTCCAGCCATAGACCTGGCAGAAGCGCGAGCCGGGGCACAGAGTGCGTGCCTGCGCGACGATCGCCGCCGGATCGTCGCCCGCGCCGACCAGCACGAAATGCGCGCCGGGGCCGGGGCCTTGCGGGGCCGCTGGCGCGGGTGCGGCGGAGGTGCTCGCGGAAAGCTCTGTCTTGTCCTGCCCGCCCACATCCTGCTTGGCGGTGATGCTGCGCACCGCCCGCTCGTCACCCAGCAGGTCGGGCAGCAGCGTCTCGTCGCGCACGACCGCCTGCGCCGTGCTGCGCAGCGCCATCGGATCGGGCTCGCCCCCGCGATAGGTCGCGTTGAGCGCGGTGCCGGTGCCCCAGAAGCCGCGCCAGCGGAAGAACAGGTGCGGGCCGACGGTAGCGATCTTGTCCAGCTTGGGGCTCCACCAGGGATAGACGTAGTTCGCGTGGTAATGGGTCGCGATGCCGACGGTTTTGTCGACCCGCCCGCCGAGCGCTTCCTCCGCCCGCTGGCGCGCCGCGCGCCACTGGCTTTCGGGGTAGCTGCGGGTGAGCGATCCGTCGCAGGTGAAGGTGAACTGGCACCCGGTGCGCCGCTCCGCTCCCTGGTAGACCACGCCGCACACCGTGTTGGCGAAGGCGGGGTGGCGCGTGCGGTTGAGGATAACCTGCATCACCGCGCGCTGGTCCGCATCGCCATAGCCCGCTTCCGCCATCGCGGCGAGCGCGAGGCAGTCGCGCGCACGCGTGCGGTCGGCGGCGCTGCCGCTGAAGCGGAAGGGCGGGGCGATGCCGGGGCCGCCTTCGACGATATCGACCGCGGCATTCTGCGCCTGTGCATCGTCGGGCGCGAGCTGCGATTTCAGCGTGTCCGCCTCCTCGCCACTGGCGGGGAGGGCCTCGACGCTCTCGGGCGGCGGGACGTCTGCTTGTGCGACCGCATG
This genomic window contains:
- a CDS encoding nitroreductase family protein encodes the protein MGGNRNQTYEEVVTGRRSIRGFLDKPVPRELIEEVITLATRAPSSYNNQCWNFTVVTGDPLDAIRRGNTEGILAGNPDTREFRRPEGDPPEHHRRRQIDVAKQLFGAMGIEREDKERRQDWTLRGFRQFDAPVSIVVTYDRDILGSDIAPFDCGAITNALVNAAWSRGLGCVINSQGIMQSPVVREHAAIPEDQVIMICVAMGWPDPDFPANTVVSERKPLDETVRFVGFDG
- a CDS encoding YafY family protein, with product MARQDRLMRLLAALRRLPAPVTAERLAAETEISQRQLYRDIATLRAGGVLIDGAAGYGYTLTEDPALPPQSFTRLETEALMLAVGSLDELGDERLAKAGRDAMARIIATLPDRQARQSMHAIMRSWRIPAERPQIAVDVDLLRQACWDETSVTITYRDRQEQVTQREILPLGLSYSPTTLMVVGWCLLREGYRTFEVARMDRLELGETSFRPRRVELLRRYQAMRMAEWEAQKAAERQAIPAPAAQTSAG
- a CDS encoding glutathione S-transferase family protein, translated to MLTLYHSPQSRSDTVVHLVRMLGADADIREVTIRRQDGSGAQDPDNPHPEKKVPYLVDGDEHVRERGAIMLYLTDKYPQAKLGPLPGEAGRGAYLSWLSYYQGIMEPLLILQWAGIDHPVVTDGLGDMERMLETLSVPLRTGPWLLGERFSAADMLLSSPFQWFGDALAAGPEVKSWVERCAAEMAEVTV
- a CDS encoding cell wall hydrolase — protein: MELLRSAWFRENVPLVGVLAILLATFAVLALAGGPSAERPHAVAQADVPPPESVEALPASGEEADTLKSQLAPDDAQAQNAAVDIVEGGPGIAPPFRFSGSAADRTRARDCLALAAMAEAGYGDADQRAVMQVILNRTRHPAFANTVCGVVYQGAERRTGCQFTFTCDGSLTRSYPESQWRAARQRAEEALGGRVDKTVGIATHYHANYVYPWWSPKLDKIATVGPHLFFRWRGFWGTGTALNATYRGGEPDPMALRSTAQAVVRDETLLPDLLGDERAVRSITAKQDVGGQDKTELSASTSAAPAPAAPQGPGPGAHFVLVGAGDDPAAIVAQARTLCPGSRFCQVYGWSEASAIPSELPLSSEARRQLRFSYLAPRNGNPEAVFFDCRLFAQPATGRCLPAARP
- a CDS encoding type III PLP-dependent enzyme, with amino-acid sequence MATYPDARSVVAALSPDEPVILNRPHAAARAARFFVDGFRGRALYAVKANPSPDLIRILWDNGITHYDVASIAEVRLVRGLLPDAELCFMHPVKPRSAIAEAYHQHGCRTFSLDSEEELTKIVDACRAPDGSPAKDLKLLVRLRVSSEFSELSLASKFGTDLIDAPVLLQQTRQHCDWLGVCFHVGSQAMTPFAYVQALERARAAIASSSVVIDIIDVGGGFPSIYPGMEPPPLEDYFDVIFRASESLPISYSAELWCEPGRALCAEYSSLLAKVEKRRGTELYINDGAYGALYDAAHLGWKFPVRALGHDEHAASEDFSLYGPTCDDADYMEGPFALPADIKAGDYVEIGMLGAYGAAMKTDFNGFGANMAIVVGDDPMQTLYDGRRERPETDNVVNLR
- a CDS encoding carboxynorspermidine decarboxylase; amino-acid sequence: METKAGDPGAFAHFDLSRVDTPAFVVDAAKLRENCRILAEIRDEAEIKMLSALKAFSMWSTAPIIGEYLDGVCTSGLWEARLASEFYDGEISTYCAAYKPEELEEVARLSDHVIFNSPGQMRRAALILEQAKASGGAFDVGLRINPQVPTGEVPRYDPSSPGSRLGFPLSQLTEEHMEGVEGIHFHNLCEQGFEPLHRTWDRVFDAIEPYFGQLKWINMGGGHHITRSDYERDELIEFLRDAKADTGAEIYLEPGEAVALDAGILVGTILDTGENDGPIAITDISATCHMPDVIEAPYRPAMLHEKAGEPPVRLGGPSCLAGDVIGEYSLPVPNEAGQRIAFLDQAHYSMVKTNTFNGVPLPSIWLWDSETDVLDCVKRFGYEEFRNRLS